caaagggaaacccagccacaacctgcccagtgacgcgagcctaccagatgggctaaatgccttttatgcttgcttcgaaaaaagcaacactgaagcatgcatgagatcaccagctgttccggaagactgagTGATCACGCTCTCCCTAGCCGATGTGaccaagacctttaaacaggtcaacattcacaaggccgcggggccagacggattaccaggacgtgtactcagagcatgcacggaccaactggcaagtgtctttgacattttccacctctccctgactgagtctgtaatatctacatgtttcaagcagaacaccatagtccctgtgcccaagaaagcgaagataacctgcttaaatgagtactgccccgtagcactcacgtctgtagccatgaagtgctttgtaaGGGTGGttatggttcacatcaacaccttcatcccggaaaccctagacccactccaatttgcataccgcccaaacagatccacagatgacgcaatctcaattgcgcTTCGCACTGCCCTTTCCTATCTGGACAAAAGgatcacctatgtgagaatgccgttcattgactacagctcagcttcaacaccatagtgcccacaaagctcatcactaagctaaggaccttgggactaaacagctccctctgcaaatgaatcctggacttcctgacgggccgcccccaagtggtaagggtaggcaacaacacatctgacacgctgatccttaacatgggggcccctcaggggtgtgtgcttagtcccctcctgtggtccctgttcacccacgactgcgtggccgagcatgattccaacaccatcattaagtttgctgacgacacaacagtggtaggcctgatcaccgacaacgatgacacagcctatagggaggaggtcagagacctggcagtgtggtaccaggacaacaacctctcccgcaacgtgagaaagacaaaggagatgatcgtggattacaggaaaaggagggctgaacacccccccattcacatcgacggggctgtagtggattgggttgagagtttcaagttccttggtgtccacatcatcaacaaactatcatggtccaaacacaccaagacagttgtgaagagggcacgacaacaccatAGCATATAACTAACAATACTTGTTTTCACACACTAAATGGCAATAAGTAAAAAGAATAAGAGAATCAAAATTTAAAGGGGAAACAACATTTTCTatgcaccccctgtatatagcctcattattgctattttgtgttactttttttatttacattttatttagtaaatattttcttaactctattttcttaaaactggcttgtaagtaagcatttcacggtaaggtctacacctgttgtagtcggcacgtgtgacaaatacaatttgatttgatacactgagtataaaaaacattaggatcacctgctctttccatgacacagactgaccaggtgaaagctatgatctcttattgatgtcacttgttaaatccacttcaatcattgcagatgaaggggaggagacaggttaaagaaggatttttaagccttgagacaattgcatgttggtttgtgtcaagaactgcaacgctgctgggtttttcatgctcaactgtttcccatgtgtatcaagaatggacaaaggacattcagccaacatgactcaactgtgggaagcattggagtcaacatgggccagcatccctgtggaaagctttcgacacctggtagagtccatgaccAGACAAATTGAGGATGTTCTAAGGGTAACCTTAATCACCCAcaatctgcattcagaatgactgccagggtagggAAGATTGAGTACTGAGACTATCTcaatcatctaaactggaacaactacCTCAGTAATGTACGCAATAAATCCAATTACTAAcaaattggattagtttagaaaactgTATGTtctttatctttgtgtagcataaaattAATCAACCAATCCATTTACATGCAAAAACAGATATTACAATAAAACAAATAATTCTGAAAATCTCCAATAGCtcatgctgggaaatattatatatggttctatgtagaacctttattgccttccaaagaattatcaaagaaccctttcttcCAAAAACGGTTCTTAGAATGTTAAAGATTCTAGGTAAAACCCTTTGACTTACAAAGAACCCTTGTCTTCCAAAAATTGTTATTCTGATCCAAACAGTTCTTGGTAGAACCTTATCCATCTGCaaagaaccattttggaacccttttttcgaaGAGTGCACTTGTGATCTGTTTTCTTACTATTCTGAAGTACTTGAGAAGTTTCCTTCTTAGAACATGCCCTCGTTATTAACGGCGGCACTGAATGGCGAAAGGTGTACAGTGTTCACTGTATACGACTTCACTGTATTTTTGAAAAGAGTGACTGAAACAAAGTCGCTCTCGATAGGaaggtctgctaaatgactaaaatgtaaaatttaACATTTCATTTGTAATGTTCATTGTAATCTCTCACGGACAGACTATATAACAAATATGTTATCTGACACAATTACCCAAGATTTTATGTTCATTATAATCATACTGTATTCACCACCACTCGAGTACGACCAAAGAGCTGGAGAGGATTTGTTTGGCATATATTTAAGAGGAAACAAACTCAACCCAGACACTATTCATATTTTATTGAGAAAAagatccaaatcatgtccaacatTGAATGTCGTAGTTTGTGAAAAGTAACTTCCTTTTTGACAAACGGAACCAGTTATTTAGTACAAACGTATCCCTGTCTACATTCACCCCACATCGTTAGAACCTCTATGTATAGAGTTCGAATCACAGGTCTAGGGGGTGCTAGTCACCTCTCTAACAAATTGAACCCTGAATAAGTATGAGCAAAGTTTGCATACACTCTACAGTTTGTATACACTCTATAGTATGTGGCATATTGATTTTGGATTATATATTTTTGCCCCCAAACCACATTTTCTCAGATGTTCTCAGTCTACCATGCACCTCCCATTGGTCCTCCTCAAAGTGGTAATGCCAGACTCAGCAGTAATGGAGGAGGATGTTTAGGAGGAGGTAGGGCACACAGGCTCTCCCTCAACCATGTACCACACCTCGTTGTGCCTATTCAGAATCTTCATTGGGCTgtaggacacatacacacacacaaaatattaaAGTAtgtttgaaaaagtattttggtgGAATTGTGTTGGATGCTGGATATGAGTATATTGAAGGATTTGTATCCGTGCTCTCACCTGTCATATCCCACAGCATAGTGGTAGTCTTTGTTGTAGGTGGCCTGGACGTTGTCTAGCTGCCTTTTCAGCAGCATAGAGTTTACACTGGATGTCAAAGACATCATCCATCCACCGTAGCTCCTCACGTACACTTTCATGTCTGGCGTCTCTGTAAAATACACCTGCACGGGGAAATCACAAAGACATCCACATTGTTAACCAGCGGTCTTTAAAAAAACATGACATACTTAACATGGGTTCAAATGGTATTTGTGTTTTTTCAAATACTTAAGGTTCGctcgattgagcttgcctggctcaATGGCGCCATGGaaaagtcccaaaagtgcaaaccccaccCACCTGGCACTCAATAAAAGCTAAATCGAAGTATTTGAAAGATACttcttgaacccaggtctgatagaCAATCATATTATGTCCAACTTAGATTCAGTTTTTCTAGTGCCAGGTGGGTGAGGTTTGCACtgttgggactattccattggtgcCATTGAGCCAGGCAAGCTCAGCGTAAGTAtttgaaaaaacacacacaataaatcACACAAATATTACAGACCCCTGGATAACGATGTGGATGTCATTGTGTCAGGTTTACAGGGGTTTGACAGGTGTCAGCAATATGGTAATAGCTCCACtttgccctctgataggctaagtggaagtttcaccatattgcttaaaccaatcaaatcctctcagatctttACAAGGGCGTAGGGTGCATAGGGCGTAGGGTCTATTTGGGATTTGGCTTTACCTTGTCATCAGTGGGTCGGGGAGGAGTCATCTGATAGTCAGACGGCAGGAGGAAGCTGATGGTGAAGACAGACGACGCCCacatcttcttcttctcttcaatTTTGACAGTCACCGGAGCTGTCATGTCAATGTTGACGCCTATAGGAAAAATGTGTGTAAGCACATGTTACCAGGTAGACACACACGCATGGAAACAGACTCATGCACGAGCATCCAcaggcgcacacgcacacacacgcacgcacgcacgcacgcacgcacgcacgcacgcacgcacgcacgcacacacacacacacacacacacacacacacaccacacacacaccagccttgTTGGATCCGGTGATGTATTTGAAGAGTCTCCGGAAGGCAGTGTAAGTGGCCTTGTCCATGAAGTAGCATTCCTCGTCTGTCGACACCCATTTCACCGAGTCATAGTGGCGCACCTGTAACACAGACACAAACCTTCACTCAGAGTCCTGTGTTGGAGAGTGTATTGAGTTACGGATGTTGAGAACGCGATTAGGGTGATCTACAACCCTGCATGACTTGATCTACAACATGTTTCCAATTACCGAAACCCAATGCGATAACCAAAATGGGGGTGATAATGATGATTATCATGTTGTTGATTTGATATATTCTAATGCAAATGCTTTTATTTTGTTTCTGCTACCCTGACCAACAActaaacattaaaaaaattggtCACAAAAAAGGTGGTGAAACAAATTCTAAATTGTAGCCCCAATGTGCCATTCATTTGTGCTGCACAAGACTCACCTCATAATCGTCATTCTTGCACACCAGATCATAGAGCAGACATTCCTTTGACTCGGTGCATAAGCTAGACTCAGAGGAGTTTCTAAAGGAATCAGTGGAAAAGAAATCAATAAAGAACAACAGCATGCGATTTAGCCCGGATACCGTTCGTTCACTATACAAACAGAGAAGTCATTCTGAAACGTGTGGTTACGATGTGAGGAAAGTAAGAACAGATGTGTATTATAACTTCGTTACCCAATTCTGGCTTCAGCAGTCAAGATGAGAAGCAAGCCAACCAACCCTGAAAAATAAACCCTGAAGTACACACAAACAGTCAGTGTCATCACATTAAAAACCTAAAGTACACACAAACAGTCAGTGTAATCACATTAAAAACATAAAGTACACACAAACAGTCAGTCATCACATTAAAAACATAAAGTACACACAAACAGTCAGTGTCATCACATTAAAAACCTAAAGTACACACAAACAGTCAGTGTCATCACATTAAAAACCTAAAGTACACACAAACAGTCAGTGTCACCACATAAAAAACCTAAAGTACACACAAACAGTCAGTGTCATCACATTAAAAACCTAAAGTACACACAAACAGTCAGTGTCATCACATTAAAAACCTAAAGTACACACAAACAGTCAGTGTCATCACATTAAAAACCTAAAGTACACACAAACAGTCAGTGTCATCACATTAAACACCTAAAGTACACACAAACAGTCAGTGTCATCACATTAAAAACCTAAAGTACACACAAACAGTCAGTGTCATCACATTAAACACCTAAAGTACACACAAACAGTCAGTGTCATCACAAAGACACAATGTAATActctttcacactcttcacatatcgtgctgctactctgttcattatctctcctgattgcctagtcacttttacccctacctacctgtacatattacctcaacaacATTCTACCCCTGCACaatgactcggtactggtactccttgtatttagcctcgttattgttattttactgtgttactatttccttttttattttgcAAATTATTCT
The sequence above is a segment of the Salvelinus alpinus chromosome 1, SLU_Salpinus.1, whole genome shotgun sequence genome. Coding sequences within it:
- the soul5 gene encoding heme-binding protein 2, with the translated sequence MVYFSGLVGLLLILTAEARIGNSSESSLCTESKECLLYDLVCKNDDYEVRHYDSVKWVSTDEECYFMDKATYTAFRRLFKYITGSNKAGVNIDMTAPVTVKIEEKKKMWASSVFTISFLLPSDYQMTPPRPTDDKVYFTETPDMKVYVRSYGGWMMSLTSSVNSMLLKRQLDNVQATYNKDYHYAVGYDSPMKILNRHNEVWYMVEGEPVCPTSS